In one Nomascus leucogenys isolate Asia chromosome 13, Asia_NLE_v1, whole genome shotgun sequence genomic region, the following are encoded:
- the HELZ2 gene encoding helicase with zinc finger domain 2 isoform X3 produces the protein MAVWEAEQLGGLQRGDLLTPTAPDGDGRTAPLGQPPGAQLYCPACLVTCHSQEAFENHCTSSEHAQMVAFDQAVPWEHRSPPPGLSKFKLCPKPDLCEYGDACTKAHSARELQEWVQRTQAVELRGQAAWQDGLVPYQERLLAEYQRSSSEVLVLAETLDGVHVTCNQPLMYQAQERKTQYSWTFAVHSEEPLLHVALLKQEPGADFSLVAPGLPPGRLYARGERFRVPSSTADFRVGVRVQAAAFGTFEQWLVFDFGRRPVLLQKLGLQLGQGHRPGPCRSLALSHPEEMERWHTGNRHVVPGVERTAEQTALMAKYKGPALALEFNRSGLASGPISPTNYRQRMHQFLYEEEEAQQQLVAKLTLRGQVFLKTALQTPALNMLFAPPGALYAEVPVPSSLMPDTDQGFLLGRAVSTALVAPVPAPDNTVFEVRLERRASSEQALWLLLPARCCLALGLQPEAHLVLEVQFQIDPMTFRLWHQAVDTLPEEQLVVPDLPTCALPRPWSVPPLRRGNRKQELAMALIAGWGPGDGRRVPPLLIYGPFGTGKTYTLAMASLEVIRRPETKVLICTHTNSAADIYIREYFHSHVSGGHPEATPLRVMYTDRPLSQTDPVTLQYCCLTDDRQAFRPPTRAELARHRVVVTTTSQARELRVPVGFFSHILIDEAAQMLECEALTPLAYAVHGTRLVLAGDHMQVTPRLFSVARARAAEHTLLHRLFLFYQQEKHEVARQSRLVFHENYRCTEAIVSFVSRHFYVAKGNPIHARGKVPPHPRHYPLMFCHVAGSPDRDMSMASWLNLAEIAQAVEKVQEAYNTWPSCWGSREQRHICVVSHGAQVSALRQELRRRDLGQVSVGSFEILPGRQFRVVVLSTVHTCQSLLSPGAPAPEFFTDARVLNTVLTRAQSQLVVVGDAVALCSFGACGRLWESFIRECVERHSVCPEGLSMEQVEQGVAQRRRRPRRGTRAGAAGNWEAASEPVGDLTEEPTAVVTATVKAEPGDEALSPASRDITATIAQTEAAAAPAGDAVKKDVAPGACAAGAAATAGVESTEPEDAEADFWPWDGELNADDAILQELLDESQKVMVTVGEDGLLDTVARPESPRQARLYENLPPAALRKLLRAEPERYRHCTFVPETFERASAIPLDDASLGPVQVRGRLDCGMAFPGDEVLVQLVSGDRAPEGRLRGRVLGVLKRKRHELAFVCRMDRWDPRIMVPINGSVTKIFVADLKDPSQVPVYSLRKGRLQRVGLERLTAEARHSRLFWVHIVLWRQGFYYPLGIVREVLPEASTWEQGLRILGLEYSLRVPPSDLAAITKALQKYHRELGRVAGRREDCRAFLTFTVDPQGACNLDDALSVRDLGPRCEVAVHITDVASFVPRDGVLDMEARRQGAAFYAPGREPVPMLPASLCQDILSLLPGQDRLAISLFLTMEKASGQLKSLRFAPSVVRSDRQLSYEEAEEVIRQHPGAGRELPARLDSMEACVVAACYFSRLLRRHRLQSDCFYEQPDEDSTLGFRAAHIMVKEYMIQFNRLVAEFLVGSERTRTVTPLRWQPAPRSQQLKALCEKHGDRVPLSLHLGHHLHGSRGSPPDTRLHLLASLWKQVQLAARTQDYEQMVDLVTTDDMHPFLAPAGRDLRKALERSAFGRCTRGHQQQGGHYSLQVDCYTWATSPIRRYLDVVLQRQILLALGHGGSAYSARDIDGLCQGFSLQHALAQSYQRRARSLHLAVQLKAQPLDKLGFVVDVEAGSRCFRLLFPSNQETLPDPCPIPYGSLQLAEHPHALAGRPGLRLLWRRRVYSVQGSSPPLPLPGTVLDPHTWAIETALWKQLLALVELQRWPEAAALIQEKGEASQRRELVQVQRSGCGHFLEVARELGSGDTLQVQLGASLQHGFLVPSPQLWTVAPGFSLCLEHVERPGDCFSGHVYQAPRDRYRDADEYACVWEPFCSLESATGAVAENDSVTLQHLGVSWEASRTPQGQLQGAFRLEAAFLEENCADINFSCCYLCIRLEGLPAPTASPRPGPSSLGPGLSVDPGTYTWVAHGQTEDWDQERRADQQEAPRRVHLFIHHMGMEKVPEEVLRPGTLFTVELLPKQLPDLRKEEAVRGLEEASPLVTNIALGRPVPQPLCRVIPSRFLERQTYDIPGGCHKLNPSQNVAVREALEKPFTVIQGPPGTGKTIVGLHIVFWFRKSNQEQVQPGGPTRGEKRLGGPCILYCGPSNKSVDVLAGLLLRRMELKPLRVYSEQAEASEFPVPRVGSRKLLRKSPREGRPNQSLRSITLHHRIRQAPNPYSSEIKAFDTRLQRGELFSREDLVSYKKVLWEARKFELDRHEVILCTCSCAASASLKTLDVRQILVDEAGMATEPETLIPLVQFPQAEKVVLLGDHKQLRPVVKNEWLQNLGLDRSLFERYHEDAHMLDTQYRMHEGICAFPSVAFYKSRLKTWQGLRRPPSVLGHAGKESCPVIFGHVQGHERSLLVSTDEGNENSKANLEEVAEVVRITKQLTLGRTIEPQDVAVLTPYNAQASEISKALRREGIAGVAVSSITKSQGSEWRYVLVSTVRTCAKSDLDQRPTKSWLKKFLGFVVDPNQVNVAVTRAQEGLCLIGDHLLLRCCPLWRSLLDFCEAQQSLVPAGRVRICRRPTVPS, from the exons ATGGCCGTGTGGGAGGCCGAGCAGCTGGGTGGCCTCCAGCGGGGGGACCTGCTCACACCCACTGCCCCTGATGGTGACGGGCGCACGGCCCCCCTCGGCCAGCCCCCTGGGGCCCAGCTGTACTGCCCAGCCTGCTTGGTCACCTGCCACTCTCAGGAGGCCTTCGAGAACCACTGCACATCCTCAGAGCACGCACAGATGGTGGCCTTCGACCAGGCCGTGCCCTGGGAGCACCGTTCCCCACCCCCGGGACTCTCCAAGTTCAAGCTTTGCCCAAA GCCTGACCTCTGTGAGTACGGGGACGCCTGCACCAAGGCACACTCAGCACGGGAGCTGCAGGAGTGGGTCCAGCGCACGCAGGCTGTGGAGCTGCGGGGGCAGGCGGCCTGGCAGGATGGGCTGGTGCCCTACCAGGAGCGGCTGCTGGCCGAGTACCAGCGCAGCAGCAGTGAGGTCCTTGTG CTGGCAGAGACCCTTGATGGTGTGCACGTCACCTGCAATCAGCCCCTGATGTACCAGGCCCAGGAGAGGAAGACCCAGTACAGCTGGACGTTTGCCGTCCACTCTGAG GAGCCACTGCTACATGTGGCCCTGCTGAAGCAGGAGCCAGGAGCTGACTTCTCTCTGGTGGCTCCCGGCCTCCCGCCAGGCCGGCTCTACGCACGGGGCGAGCGCTTCCGTGTGCCCAGCTCCACTGCCGACTTCCGGGTGGGAGTGCGTGTGCAGGCCGCCGCCTTCGGCACCTTTGAGCAATGGCTCGTCTTCGACTTTGGCCGCCGGCCGGTGCTGCTGCAAAAGCTGGGGCTGCAGCTGGGCCAGGGGCATCGCCCAGGACCCTGCAGGAGTCTGGCACTCAGCCACCCTGAGGAGATGGAGCGCTGGCACACTGGCAACCGCCATGTGGTGCCTGGCGTGGAGCGGACGGCCGAGCAGACGGCCCTGATGGCCAAGTACAagggccctgccctggccctggagtTCAACCGCAGCGGCCTGGCCTCGGGCCCCATCTCGCCAACCAACTATCGGCAGAGGATGCACCAGTTTCTctatgaggaggaggaggctcaGCAGCAGCTGGTGGCTAA GCTGACCCTGCGAGGCCAGGTGTTCCTGAAGACGGCATTGCAGACGCCAGCGCTGAACATGCTCTTCGCGCCTCCGGGAGCGCTGTACGCAGAGGTCCCCGTCCCTTCCTCCCTGATGCCAGACACAGACCAGGGCTTCCTGCTGGGCCGGGCGGTCAGCACGGCCCTGGTGGCCCCTGTACCTGCACCCGACAATACAGTGTTCGAGGTGCGGCTGGAGAGGCGGGCCAGCTCGGAGCAGGCGCTGTGGCTGCTGCTTCCGGCCCGCTGCTGCTTGGCCCTGGGGCTGCAGCCTGAGGCCCACCTGGTCCTGGAGGTGCAGTTCCAGATTGACCCGATGACCTTCCGCCTCTGGCACCAGGCTGTGGACACACTGCCTGAGGAGCAGCTGGTGGTGCCTGACTTGCCCACCTGCGCCCTGCCCAGACCTTGGTCTGTCCCACCCTTGCGGCGTGGCAACCGCAAGCAGGAGCTGGCCATGGCGCTCATCGCGGGCTGGGGCCCTGGGGATGGGAGGCGTGTCCCCCCGCTACTCATCTATGGCCCCTTTGGCACCGGCAAGACCTACACGCTGGCCATGGCCTCCCTGGAGGTCATCCGGAGGCCTGAAACCAAGGTGCTCATCTGTACACACACCAACAG CGCTGCCGACATCTACATCCGGGAGTATTTCCACAGCCACGTCAGTGGCGGCCACCCTGAGGCCACTCCTCTCCGTGTGATGTACACAGACCGGCCACTGAGCCAGACGGACCCGGTCACGCTGCAGTACTGTTGCCTGACCGACGACCGTCAGGCTTTCCGCCCGCCCACGCGGGCAGAGCTGGCGCGGCACCGCGTGGTGGTCACCACTACCTCCCAGGCCCGTGAGCTCAGGGTGCCGGTCGGCTTCTTCTCCCACATTCTCATCGACGAGGCGGCCCAGATGCTGGAGTGCGAGGCCCTCACCCCGCTGGCCTACGCCGTGCACGGCACCCGCCTCGTGCTGGCGGGCGACCACATGCAGGTCACGCCCCGGCTGTTCAGTGTGGCCAGGGCCCGGGCGGCCGAGCACACGCTGCTGCACCGCCTCTTCCTGTTCTACCAGCAGGAGAAGCACGAGGTGGCGCGGCAGAGCCGCCTGGTCTTCCATGAGAACTACCGCTGCACGGAAGCCATCGTCAGCTTCGTCTCGCGGCACTTCTACGTGGCCAAGGGCAACCCTATCCACGCCAGGGGCAAGGTTCCGCCCCACCCCCGGCACTACCCGCTCATGTTCTGCCACGTGGCGGGCAGCCCAGACCGGGACATGTCCATGGCGTCCTGGCTGAATCTGGCTGAGATTGCGCAGGCCGTCGAGAAGGTGCAGGAGGCCTACAACACCTGGCCCAGCTGCTGGGGCAGCCGCGAGCAGAGGCACATCTGCGTCGTTTCCCACGGTGCCCAG GTCAGTGCGCTGAGGCAGGAGCTGAGGAGGCGGGACCTAGGCCAGGTGTCTGTCGGCAGTTTTGAGATCCTGCCAG GGCGGCAGTTCCGGGTCGTGGTACTCAGCACGGTACACACCTGCCAGAGCCTGCTCAGCCCTGGGGCACCGGCCCCTGAGTTCTTCACCGACGCCCGCGTGCTCAACACCGTCCTGACCCGTGCCCAGTCCcagctggtggtggtgggggacgCCGTGGCCCTCTGCTCCTTCGGGGCCTGTGGCAGGCTCTGGGAGAGCTTCATCCGTGAGTGCGTGGAGCGGCACAGTGTCTGCCCCGAGGGCCTGTCCATGGAGCAGGTCGAGCAGGGTGTGGCGCAGAGACGGCGCCGGCCCCGCCGAGGCACACGGGCTGGGGCAGCAGGGAACTGGGAGGCTGCCTCGGAGCCAGTAGGGGACCTGACCGAGGAGCCGACGGCTGTGGTGACGGCCACGGTGAAGGCAGAGCCGGGAGATGAGGCTCTGAGCCCAGCATCCCGTGACATCACGGCAACCATAGCGCAGACGGAGGCTGCGGCGGCACCAGCAGGAGACGCAGTGAAGAAGGACGTGGCGCCCGGGGCCTGTGCGGCAGGAGCGGCTGCCACAGCGGGCGTGGAGTCCACGGAGCCCGAGGATGCAGAGGCTGACTTCTGGCCTTGGGATGGGGAGCTCAACGCTGACGACGCCATCCTACAGGAGCTTCTGGACGAGAGCCAGAAGGTGATGGTGACCGTCGGGGAGGACGGGCTGCTGGACACCGTCGCCAGGCCCGAGTCCCCGCGGCAGGCCCGGCTGTACGAGAACCTGCCCCCGGCTGCGCTACGGAAGCTGCTGCGCGCGGAGCCCGAGCGGTACCGCCACTGCACTTTCGTGCCAGAGACCTTTGAGCGGGCGTCAGCCATCCCGCTGGACGACGCCTCCTTGGGCCCCGTCCAGGTCAGGGGCCGCCTGGACTGTGGGATGGCCTTCCCTGGGGACGAGGTGCTGGTGCAGCTCGTTTCGGGAGACAGGGCCCCCGAGGGGCGGCTTCGGGGCCGCGTGCTGGGCGTGCTGAAGAGGAAGAGGCACGAGCTGGCGTTTGTGTGCCGCATGGACAGGTGGGACCCGCGCATCATGGTCCCCATCAATGGTTCCGTGACCAAGATCTTCGTGGCTGATCTGAAGGACCCGTCGCAGGTCCCCGTCTACAGCCTCCGGAAGGGCCGGCTGCAGCGTGTGGGGCTTGAGAGGCTCACAGCTGAGGCCCGGCACAGCCGGCTCTTCTGGGTCCACATCGTCCTGTGGCGGCAAGGCTTCTACTACCCGCTGGGCATCGTCCGGGAGGTGCTGCCTGAGGCCAGCACCTGGGAGCAGGGCCTCCGCATCCTCGGCCTGGAGTACAGCTTGAGGGTGCCCCCGTCGGACCTGGCCGCCATCACCAAGGCGCTGCAGAAATACCACAGGGAGCTTGGCCGGGTTGCCGGCCGCCGAGAGGACTGCCGCGCCTTCTTGACTTTCACTGTGGACCCCCAGGGTGCCTGCAACCTCGATGATGCCCTCAGTGTCCGAGACCTGGGTCCCAGGTGCGAGGTGGCTGTGCACATCACTGATGTGGCCAGCTTCGTGCCCAGGGACGGGGTGCTGGACATGGAGGCCCGAAGGCAGGGCGCTGCGTTCTATGCCCCCGGCAGGGAGCCGGTGCCCATGCTGCCGGCCAGCCTCTGCCAGGACATCCTGAGCCTCCTGCCTGGCCAGGACCGCCTGGCCATCTCCCTGTTCCTTACCATGGAGAAGGCCAGTGGCCAGCTGAAGAGCCTGCGCTTTGCACCCTCCGTGGTCCGCTCTGACCGCCAACTGTCCTACGAGGAGGCGGAGGAGGTGATCAGGCAGCACCCGGGTGCCGGCCGTGAGCTGCCGGCCCGCCTGGACTCCATGGAGGCCTGCGTCGTGGCCGCGTGCTACTTCTCTCGGCTGCTGCGCCGGCACCGCCTGCAGTCTGACTGCTTCTACGAGCAGCCGGATGAGGACAGCACCCTGGGCTTCCGCGCGGCCCACATCATGGTGAAGGAGTACATGATTCAGTTTAACAGGCTCGTGGCTGAGTTCCTGGTGGGCAGCGAACGCACGCGGACGGTCACGCCTCTGCGGTGGCAGCCAGCACCCCGCAGCCAGCAGCTCAAGGCCCTGTGTGAGAAGCATGGGGACCGGGTGCCCCTGTCACTGCACCTCGGCCACCACCTGCACGGCAGCAGGGGCAGTCCCCCCGACACGCGGCTGCACCTCCTGGCCTCCCTCTGGAAGCAGGTCCAGCTTGCTGCCCGCACCCAGGACTACGAGCAGATGGTGGACTTAGTCACCACGGACGACATGCACCCGTTCCTGGCTCCTGCAGGCCGCGACCTCCGAAAGGCCCTGGAGCGCTCGGCGTTCGGCCGCTGCACCCGGGGCCACCAGCAGCAGGGCGGCCACTACTCGCTGCAGGTGGACTGCTACACATGGGCCACCTCGCCCATCCGCAGGTACCTGGACGTGGTGTTGCAGCGGCAGATCCTGCTGGCGCTGGGCCATGGGGGCTCCGCCTACTCTGCCAGGGACATCGATGGGCTCTGCCAGGGCTTCAGCCTCCAGCACGCGCTTGCCCAGAGCTATCAGCGGCGGGCGCGCAGCCTGCACCTGGCCGTGCAGCTCAAGGCCCAGCCTCTGGACAAGCTGGGCTTCGTGGTGGACGTGGAGGCAGGCTCCCGCTGCTTCCGGCTGCTCTTCCCCAGCAACCAGGAGACGCTGCCTGacccctgccccatcccctaCGGCTCCCTGCAGCTGGCCGAGCACCCCCACGCTCTGGCGGGCCGGCCCGGCCTGCGGCTCCTGTGGCGGCGCCGTGTCTACTCAGTGCAGGGATCCAGCCCCCCCTTGCCactgcctggcactgtgctggaCCCACACACCTGGGCCATAGAGACGGCCCTGTGGAAGCAGCTGCTGGCGCTGGTGGAGCTGCAGCGCTGGCCGGAGGCGGCTGCTCTCATCCAGGAGAAGGGAGAGGCGTCCCAGCGGCGGGAGCTGGTGCAGGTGCAGCGGAGCGGCTGTGGCCATTTCCTGGAGGTGGCCCGGGAGCTGGGCAGCGGGGACACCCTGCAGGTGCAGCTTGGCGCCAGCCTGCAGCACGGCTTCCTGGTACCGAGCCCTCAGCTCTGGACCGTGGCACCCGGCTTCAGCCTCTGCCTGGAGCACGTGGAGCGACCTGGAGACTGCTTCTCGGGCCATGTGTACCAGGCCCCGCGGGACCGGTACCGCGACGCAGATGAGTACGCCTGCGTGTGGGAGCCATTCTGCTCCCTGGAGTCGGCCACCGGCGCGGTTGCCGAGAATGACTCTGTCACACTTCAGCACCTGGGTGTTTCCTGGGAGGCGTCGCGGACGCCGCAGGGGCAGCTGCAGGGCGCCTTCCGCCTGGAGGCTGCCTTCCTTGAGGAGAACTGTGCCGACATCAACTTCAGCTGCTGCTACCTCTGCATCCGGCTCGAGGGGCTGCCGGCTCCCACGGCCAGCCCACGCCCGGGGCCCAGCAGCCTCGGCCCTGGCCTGAGTGTTGACCCTGGCACGTATACCTGGGTGGCCCATGGGCAGACGGAGGACTGGGACCAGGAGCGCCGGGCAGACCAGCAGGAGGCTCCCAGACGGGTGCACCTCTTCATCCACCACATGGGCATGGAGAAGGTTCCGGAAGAGGTGCTGAGGCCGGGCACCCTGTTCACCGTTGAGCTGCTGCCCAAGCAGCTTCCTGATCT CCGCAAGGAGGAAGCCGTGCGTGGGCTAGAGGAGGCGTCCCCCCTGGTCACCAACATCGCACTGGGCCGGCCTGTCCCGCAGCCCCTCTGCAGAG TGATCCCCAGCAGGTTCCTGGAGCGGCAGACCTACGACATCCCCGGAGGCTGCCACAAGCTGAACCCTAGCCAGAACGTGGCGGTCAGGGAGGCTCTGGAGAAGCCTTTCACGGTCATCCAGGGCCCACCAG GTACAGGGAAGACGATCGTGGGCCTCCACATCGTATTCTGGTTTCGTAAATCAAACCAGGAGCAGGTGCAGCCCGGAGGCCCCACTCGTGGGGAGAAGCGGCTGGGGGGTCCCTGCATCTTGTACTGCGGCCCCTCCAACAAGTCGGTGGACGTCCTGGCAG GACTGCTCCTGAGAAGGATGGAGCTGAAGCCCCTCCGTGTGTACAGCGAGCAGGCTGAGGCCAGCGAGTTCCCAGTGCCACGCGTGGGCAGCAGGAAGCTGCTCAGGAAGAGCCCCCGGGAGGGGAGGCCGAACCAGAGCCTCAG GAGCATCACCCTGCACCACCGGATCCGGCAGGCCCCCAACCCGTACTCGTCGGAAATCAAGGCCTTTGACACCCGGCTGCAGAGAGGGGAGCTCTTCTCCAGGGAGGACCTGGTCTC GTACAAGAAGGTCTTGTGGGAGGCTCGGAAGTTCGAACTGGACCGGCATGAGGTCATCCTCTGCACCTGCTCCTGCGCAGCCTCTGCCAGTCTCAAAACCCTGGACGTGAGGCAGATCCTTGTTGACGAGGCAGGCATGGCCACGGAACCTGAAACCCTCATCCCCCTGGTGCAGTTCCCACAGGCCGAGAAG GTGGTTCTTCTCGGAGACCACAAGCAGCTGCGGCCTGTGGTCAAGAATGAATGGCTGCAAAACCTGGGTCTGGACCGGTCTCTGTTCGAGCGGTACCACGAGGACGCACATATGCTGGACACTCAGTACCGCATG CACGAGGGCATCTGTGCCTTCCCCTCTGTGGCGTTCTACAAGAGCAGGCTGAAGACGTGGCAGGGCCTGAGGAGGCCACCCAGTGTCCTGGGCCACGCTGGCAAGGAGAGCTGCCCTGTCATCTTTGGCCACGTGCAGGGCCACGAGCGGAGCCTGCTGGTGTCCACGGACGAAGGGAATGAGAACTCCAAGGCCAACCTGGAGGAGGTGGCTGAGGTG GTCCGTATCACCAAGCAGCTGACCCTGGGGAGGACCATAGAGCCCCAGGACGTCGCTGTCCTCACGCCCTACAACGCGCAGGCCTCTGAGATCAGCAAGGCCCTTCGGCGAGAGGGCATCGCTGGGGTGGCCGTGTCCTCCATCACCAAGAGCCAGG GGAGCGAGTGGCGCTATGTGCTGGTGAGCACCGTCCGCACCTGTGCCAAGAGTGACCTGGACCAGCGGCCCACCAAGAGCTGGCTCAAGAAGTTTCTGGGCTTCGTTGTGGACCCCAACCAAGTGAACGTGGCTGTCACGCGGGCCCAGGAGGGGCTCTGCCTGATCG GAGACCACCTCCTTCTGCGCTGCTGCCCCCTCTGGCGTAGCCTCCTGGACTTCTGCGAGGCTCAGCAGAGTCTCGTGCCTGCCGGCCGGGTGCGCATCTGCAGGAGGCCAACTGTGCCTTCCTGA